aaaatccataattttatttgcaattttAAAATGCCATTTGTCAAAAACTTTTTGATATTCAGAATTATtgtatagtatagatatagatttaaATCTGATTGATATTAATATAGAATTAATcagtaattaaattataaattctttCAATAGTAGAAGTTCTATATTATCCCCATTATATCACAATCAGTCGAtctattaaaaaactaaatcatATGGAGTAGTCATTAATCAAGaatagtttttattattattaatatatcatCATTGTCAACGGAAATACTAAGAATGTATGATCGGAGGGTGCAGGAAATAGTCTGGCGATCCAGTGGGTGAAAAAGAAGAGCCAGTTGgttgtattattattatattttagttgAAAATGAAGAGCTAGTTGgttgtattattattatatttgggTTGAAGAATATATAAAAATGGTGTATTGCTATGAGAAATGACACACCAAAGATTGAAATAAAGAAGCATTATGGAAGCAACCATTCCTGAGCTGGATCCTGACCATCTTCTTGTGTTTAACAGTAGTTATTTTCCAGATGATTTTCTCTGGGGAACTGGCATTTCTGCTTATCAGGtatcaatttgaaaattaatagtattatctaaataaaatgTTAGTCGAAATCTCATTCTCGCGATTTTTGAATACTAACTAGACACCAATCAGATCACGGTCTTATTGGTTTGTCTATGTTACTTGACATATCGAAATACGAAGAAAAATAATCATTTAGAGTTTCggagaaaaaaaaaccttttaTAGCAAATTAtttattgagaaaaaaaaagctTAATATCGTAATGAGATCAGGCGGAGCCATGATTGAATTTTACGGaggaaaattatttaaaaagtctAAAGTAAATAACtactatattttaaataaaaaaacaaaagttgaaGGGGTTCTAGCTTTTGATGAAAAGAAATGTTAGGGGTAAATTCAAAGTCAATAACTATATATCTTTGTAAAAAATGAAACTTATAacactttttttcaaaagtttggCTCCGCCTCCGTCGTATCATTTCAATCtgttttttaggttttttatttcaaacaataaaaaaagcaaaatcttttcattttttcctATTCTAGTCATACtttttagagcaaattattttaaaatccttaaagtatatcataattaatagtCTGATACctcttattttaaaagtctacttaatagtTCCTAAATTTCAATTCCGTTAACTACTAGGTCCCTCCGTTAATTTCGACATTTACTTGCAAACTATTTGATACCTTATCTTTAATTGCGTGAACAGTTTGCTtcttcacttttaattttattaaacgatttggtacctcactcttaaatgatttggtacctcagttttagTTCTGTTAAACGATTTACTCCCTCAAATTAACGGAAGGTTCTCTCAGTCAGGGGCGGATGCACTCTATATATggtggggtccatggaccccatCCTTTTTCTAACATGAAAAATTTCCTACCCACATATTTAGGTGAAATcagaaaaataaaactaaaaaaatcctaattaatCTAAAGTTGCAGCATTCAtgtaacaaaaattataatttaaccataGATAAAATAGGCAACAACTATGTAAAACTATTTACCATTTCtacatttttaaattgaaaacttataaattaatattttaaataaccaaTTCAATTGAAAGATTTAGAAAATTATAGTACTTTTATTTAATgatgtttattatatttaaaaaattctgttattcaattattttattgatttaaatttgtccttatatatatattatatatattgaatcgttattctttttaataaatttattcaatgaattttattataaaaaaatcatcaagAGTTAATATGTAATAGGTTTTTGTGATTATGTATTTTAGACTTTTaactaatatttatatttattttataatttaaatttttattatataaatggaCCCCACCACATAGAAGTTCTGGATCCGCCACTGCTCTcagttaacagaattaaaactgagggaccattaagtagacttttaaaacaagaaatatcaaactgttaattataatgTATCTCAAGGATCTCAATGTAATTTGCTCAACTTTTTAATGCCTTTGTGTGATATATTTAGATGGAAGGTGCAGCAGATAAAAGAGAAGTTAACATATGGGATACATTTGCCCGGGACTATCCAGGTTTTCTCTATGTGtaattatatatttacatatttcAATAAAATTGTGCTTCTTTATACCAATGAGCATTTGTGTTTTAATGTTGTAGAAAGAATAGCCGATGGCAGCAATGGAGATATCGCaactgaattttattataattacaaagtaagtaaattaatttatcatgaaatgatatatttttatgcTGTATATGCTGCAGATAATGAATATTTGATGTTTCAGAATGATATCAAAAGAATGAAGGAAGAAGTGGGTACGAATGCTTTCAGATTTTCCATTGCATGGTCAAGAGTTATACCAGGTAAGTAAGtagtatatatattgaaaaactCATTTCCATGtctttaaactattattttttatcctTATCTGATTCTTCCACTtagcgaaaaattattttttaatcccTGATTAACAGAAACAACGCCGTTTAGGGTAACAATTTGTATTTTCGAAAATAACGAAAGAACGTCGTTTTTGTCATTCAGTGACTTAAAAATGCGATTTTGCTGAGTAGAAGGACCATATAAGTACAAAAAATAGTTTGCGGAACAGATAAACAAAACAGATATAATTTAAGGACCTCAAAATGgattatttctatatatattctTGCTTTGCTTCCTCCCCATCACTTATAATCCTTACTATGGAACGTCTTTTGTAAAATGCAGGTGGCAACATAAGCGCTGGAGTAAGCGAGGAAGGAATTGACTTTTATAATAGTGTTATTGATGAAACTATTAAAAATGGTACATATTATATAATCTATTTATTTCCATAAAATTATAGGGAAAGGTTACATTTTGAACCAAATATATCCTAAATCTTGCAATCTCGGTCTTAAAGATAAAATAGGTTACATTTTTACGGGAACTAAGAAATCAAAGTAAGCAATTTCCTCTCGTGTGAAATGTGATGTGCAGGAATGGTGCCTTTTGTAACTATATTTCATTGGGATGTTCCTCAAGAACTTGAATGCAATTACGGTGGATTTAGAAGCCGTAACATAGTGTAAGCATGGATTCATAACTTCGTATTTGTCTTGAGTTGTGTCGTGCAAAGTTATCTGATTTTGTAAATTTCCAATAGGTCCGATTATAAGGATTTCGCGGAGCTTTGCTTCCAAAGATTTGGAGACAGAGTGAAGTACTGGGCGACTTTCAACGAACCGCATATTTTTACTTCACAAGGCTATGATTTGGGTATTTTAGCTCCAGGCCGAGGCTCAGCTTGGGTGAATAAGGCGTGTACTGAAGGAGACTCAGGAACAGAACCTTACATAGTGGCTCATAATTTGCTCCTTGCTCATGCAGCAGCTGTTGCAACATATAAGGAACAGGTACTTAAATAATACAATGTTCATTATTATTAAGAATATTCAATTGCTAGCCAAAACTTACTAAttattttcttgttattttgaTTGTAGGGTTTTGATGGCAAGATTGGTATAACACTTGATATAACAGGGGCAAAATCTTTTTCCAACACGTCAAATGATATCGAATCCGTGAATCGATACCTTGATTTCACATTTGGTTGGTTAGTATTACTTGCCACAAaagttatatatacatatattgtggagtaatttataaaaacaaaactctaaGAAgatctaataaatattttatcatgttCACAGGTTTATGAAACCCATAAGCGACGGCGAATATCCAGAAATAATGCGAGAGTTAGTTGGAGATCGACTGCCCGCTTTCAATGAAGCTGAATCTACCTCTCTAAAAGGATCCTATGATTTTATCGGTATAAACTATTATACTTCAAAATTTACCTCCGATGTTGATCCTGATCCTAGTCATATTAGTTATACAACAGATATGTGTGTTTGTCTGACGGGTAAGTAGCTTTATCAATACTGGTTCACCATTATAATGTATCTTTAAATATTAGTGATATATTCATGTTTTTGTTTACAGAGCAAGATATAAATGGAACATACATTGGTGTAAAGGTTTGTGTTTACATTTTAtgtgtaaatatatatatatatatatatatatatgtttgcaCTAGATACTAAATCTCTTAAAATTGCTAGCTAAAAagtatatttcaaaatattttaggaACAAAAGAACAAATATCTTTAGCTAACATAGAAAAAGTAAATTTGCAGGGTTCTCCAGATTGGTTGTATGTTGCCCCGGAGGGACTTGAAAgttctttaaaatatattaaagacGCATATGAGAATCCAATCATTTATATAACTGAGAATGGTAAATTTCGTTTGttagaataaaaatttaaataaatgaatctTTTTCCATTGGAAAGTTATGGTCAAAGATATTgaaaatgtaaatatatttagGAATTGCTGATGGAATAGACCTTTCTGCAAAGGATGCGCTTAAAGATAAATGGAGAATATCATATCATAAGCAGCATCTGTGGAAACTGCTTATAGCCATGAggtaaaatgatttttataattattagaccaaattgttcaaaaatactcctttttttacgttttttctttatatttaaaattgtcatttttatcttatttttcaatttttagatttaaatgtattaagtttttcaaattaaaatttttcaaTCTAAAAAAGATTCAATTATGTCCGTATTCGGCATGTAGCCTAAATAATcccttaatattttaaaagtactaAAAATTTAAGACTATGTGTCAAATATGAAGGacatatttgaacatttttcaagtggtatgaatgaaaaaagtcaaaatgGAGAGATGTGTTTTGATGATTAagccttattattattattattattattattattattattattattattattattattattattattattgtaactTTCTTCTTGTTTGGCAGTAATGAGGGTGTGAGAGTGAAAGGATATTTTGTTTGGGCATTTATAGATAATTTTGAGTGGGCATATGGCTATACTTTAAGGACGGGGTTGTACGCTAACAATAATTTGACGAGAACTCCAAAACTCTCGGTTAAATGGTTTAAGAAATTCTTGGAAGGCAAAGGCTCTACCAGCAAACATTCTCATCTAGAGGATAAGGAAGAGCTTTAGATATGTTCTGTTTTCAAGTAACGTTTCCGATTACTTGGCCGGTTTCAAGAATCCGTGTTATACGTTTATGTAATCAATAATCATGTCTATGACCAGGGCCTTTTTCGAGTTGGATTTCGCCTCGAGTGGCTTACTGTTTCGACCTTTTAACGATTTGCAGTTGTTTCCCTGTAGCGTATTACCAGTTTCTAATAATGATATAAACTTTTATGTAttctattaaataaatttgaagtCCCTGTAAAAATAGTCAGCCTCTAAAGATGAGGACATGTTATTCAAATTCAGAAATTTTATGCTTGAATTGTATTTTATCTTGTTAcatacaataataaaaaaatatctactTGCCTTATAATGAAAGTATCTTTCCCTTTCTGTTTTTGTAatgaagaaaaaggaaaaattataaaattggctaaaatccGACTATAGTTTTTAGAGATGTATTTTTTGAAAGAAGTTTTTGCTTCGTGCCCAAGGAAAAATCTTACtttgtatttaaaataattccCTTTATATATGCTcggtatcagagatgtatcagcAATGTAATTTTTTGACATTAGCCTATAGAGTtgttgtaaacattacgaattgATCTTCTCATTTACACTACAAAATTATCTTACTCGATAACTTTACAAGCACAGCTATCAGCAACTGTAAAATCAAATTTAGTCTATGGAAACCGAACTTACCATAATGTTCATCTCTTTCCATCATATTTCCCAACTAAACTAAGCTGTAACAAAACTTTGTCCCAGGGTCATTTACGAAAGTTGGACACAGAAAATATACTGTCTGGATTGTAGGTATTAACCCTGTAACAACAAAAAGTAGACGGCCAGATTTAGCCAGAAAACTAGTATCCTTCCATTTGGAGCTTTGTGTTGATAAGAGATTCTTTGACCTCCAAGTTTCGTCATAATTCGAGAGCTCAAGCTTGTAACCGTTCTTTCATAACAACGCAAACAAAAGGTTTCGTCAATTCAGTTATTTGGTCATGGTGTAATTCCAGGAACATGAGGTACAGCAGGCTTAGGCTTCTTTATCTTCTCGACCAATATGGCTTGAGTTGTTAGAATTAATCCAGCAATGGAGGCAGCACTCTGAAGCGCGCATCGTGAGACCTTACAAGGATCTACTATCCCTGCATCCAAAAGATCCTCATATTCACAAGTCATTGCATTGAAACCAATTCTCCAATCAGAACATCGAATTTTCTCCACCACAACTTCTCCGTCAACCCCGGCATTAGCTGCAATTGTTTTCGCAGGGGCAAGAAGTGCCTGTAACACACCAAACTTTTAATGCACAATACAAAAGTTGGATTGCACAGAATTTTCTCTTTGATGATTATTTAGAGCTAGGGGTGTGCACCAAAGCAAATTGCCTGAAAAAACTGAACCTTTGAACTGAAAAATGAAAGATTCAGttcattcaaaatatttaagtatttctgttcagttttcaattttttaaaaaaaaaaaaaaaactatctaTGCATaatatagatttttaaaataatcttagATTCTTATGTATTCAAGTGCTAAAGTATATTATATACTCTCTAATCTCATTCTAACTGGcatataaaagtaaaattagaCTCCATTTGATGAGTTACCTTAAACAATGTGTAAAAGATTCTTGACAATTAGAAAGGGATGAAGTACTATTATTTGGTCTAGATTTGATTTCTAACTTTAATCtcttattttatgtgtttttcttttattttatcattaaaaaaatttaaaatggaaaaattataCTTGGATTTTGATAAAACTGAGAACGGAACTGAATTTTCACTCCTCTAAAtctgtttggtttaaatttcctTCAAAAACTGACTGGTTTTGAAAGATtcacaaaccgaaccaaaaaccgATGGCACACCCTCATCTAGAGCTGCTTCTGCAAAACTACGTTGTATTAAAAAATGAACAGATTACaggttttaataaattttgcaATTTACATGAATATAGCTTTTCTGGGCGCCTAGCTCAGAATATTCCCAGCCAGACACTGGTTTACAAGCAATTTCACCAGCGGTCTAACACAAATTTTAACTGCACAACAGCTAGGAGTGGGGAAAGGCACTTTGACTGAGCAAGTGATTTCAGGTATAGGTATGACATTTCAcaattttgtcaaattacaGTAATAACTCTTATAAGCTTAATAATTCACTCAAAACTCGAGAGGccattttgttttttgaaaaagttTATGAAGGGACCACATTGTTGATACTTGTGCATTGACCATATTAAATCATTCTCATACAATTCCTTTGGGAAATCCAATTATACAAAattatgttgcacggaaacttttTAAATCTTATGTTTTGGCATTTACTTTTTGTTTTCA
This window of the Mercurialis annua linkage group LG5, ddMerAnnu1.2, whole genome shotgun sequence genome carries:
- the LOC126680142 gene encoding beta-glucosidase 24-like; this translates as MEATIPELDPDHLLVFNSSYFPDDFLWGTGISAYQMEGAADKREVNIWDTFARDYPERIADGSNGDIATEFYYNYKNDIKRMKEEVGTNAFRFSIAWSRVIPGGNISAGVSEEGIDFYNSVIDETIKNGMVPFVTIFHWDVPQELECNYGGFRSRNIVSDYKDFAELCFQRFGDRVKYWATFNEPHIFTSQGYDLGILAPGRGSAWVNKACTEGDSGTEPYIVAHNLLLAHAAAVATYKEQGFDGKIGITLDITGAKSFSNTSNDIESVNRYLDFTFGWFMKPISDGEYPEIMRELVGDRLPAFNEAESTSLKGSYDFIEQDINGTYIGVKGSPDWLYVAPEGLESSLKYIKDAYENPIIYITENGIADGIDLSAKDALKDKWRISYHKQHLWKLLIAMSNEGVRVKGYFVWAFIDNFEWAYGYTLRTGLYANNNLTRTPKLSVKWFKKFLEGKGSTSKHSHLEDKEEL